One genomic segment of Hordeum vulgare subsp. vulgare chromosome 2H, MorexV3_pseudomolecules_assembly, whole genome shotgun sequence includes these proteins:
- the LOC123429233 gene encoding senescence-specific cysteine protease SAG39-like, which yields MAIHKASLLAILGCICLYGTIIVARELNNDLLMVTKHEDWMAQYGRVYKDTIEKARRFEVFKANVEFIETFNSKNHKFWLGVNQFADISNDEFRTTKTNKGFKANPMRVLSTGFRYENLSFDALPTTMDWRAKGAVTPIKDQGQCGCCWAFSAVAATEGIVKLKTGKLISLSEQELVDCDVHGEDQGCEGGLMDDAFKFIVKNGGLTTESSYPYTAADDKCKAGSNSAATITGFEDVPANNEGALMKAVANQPVSVAVDGGDMTFQFYSGGVMTGSCGTDLDHGIAAIGYGKTSDGTSYWLMKNSWGATWGEDGYLRMEKDIADKKGMCGLAMEPSYPTK from the exons ATGGCCATCCACAAGGCTTCGCTTCTTGCCATCCTCGGTTGCATCTGCCtctatggcactatcattgtagcTCGTGAGCTGAACAATGACTTGTTGATGGTGACGAAGCATGAGGACTGGATGGCTCAGTACGGTCGCGTGTACAAGGACACCATTGAGAAGGCTCGTCGGTTTGAGGTTTTCAAAGCCAACGTCGAATTCATTGAGACATTCAATTCCAAGAATCACAAGTTCTGGCTCGGCGTCAACCAGTTCGCTGATATCAGCAATGATGAGTTCAGGACAACCAAAACAAACAAGGGGTTCAAAGCAAACCCCATGCGAGTTCTTTCTACAGGATTCAGGTATGAGAACTTGAGTTTTGATGCCCTTCCAACAACGATGGACTGGAGGGCCAAGGGAGCCGTCACTCCTATCAAGGATCAAGGCCAGTGCG GCTGTTGTTGGGCATTTTCTGCTGTTGCCGCGACTGAGGGCATTGTAAAACTGAAAACCGGGAAGTTGATCTCACTGTCGGAGCAAGAGTTAGTTGACTGTGATGTGCATGGTGAAGACCAAGGCTGCGAGGGAGGACTCATGGATGATGCCTTCAAATTCATTGTCAAGAATGGGGGCCTTACTACGGAGTCCAGCTACCCATATACAGCAGCTGACGATAAGTGCAAGGCTGGATCCAACAGTGCCGCCACCATCACCGGCTTTGAAGATGTGCCTGCCAATAACGAGGGTGCCCTTATGAAGGCGGTGGCAAACCAACCAGTATCTGTAGCTGTGGACGGGGGTGACATGACGTTCCAATTCTACTCTGGTGGGGTCATGACTGGGTCCTGTGGAACTGACTTGGACCATGGAATTGCAGCCATTGGATATGGAAAGACTAGTGATGGCACAAGCTATTGGTTGATGAAGAATTCATGGGGTGCAACTTGGGGCGAAGATGGGTATTTGAGAATGGAGAAAGACATTGCAGACAAGAAGGGCATGTGTGGTCTTGCCATGGAACCTTCTTACCCCACAAAATAG
- the LOC123429232 gene encoding uncharacterized protein LOC123429232, with translation MQGDDGTNKAWTGEKRRRKHLPPSPATAHDHATDMEDAIQGHQGSISHATDMELLLRTDSAEGERYGPDVLISEEGHGDMEDTIQGGQDPIPHATDMEGTIQGGQDQISHVTDMEDTFQAGQDYDLLLNTEPAQEESEQRFGLHFLISEEDRAKYSQLFLANIQTEDDYPTDLPLYMTWEEHHKIEARLARYRIAHYKVVNPERARELKELEEYTDEELLRESYFEALENDENFEWYIHRDDIQNIELNDYQRIVPRNFLPGTSGSLYGYHDEYRSRYHTYKIDDAYVKYYAEISKKIKWIADYLHLDRRTKDWIKWDTRAWRQALRIATGIPHMTEDLAGYAYDEYITELKMDASLKDIDLLYFQIWRLVYKGNRTYKDAVRDVYESDNFHVHKPILRAELNGGACHIFVTMQQTIYSIVLEGGIKRTDEEEKAQAVFNELSFTRHKSMNMADYAKKKVEIADQLKLDKKGGFVPFRPYD, from the exons ATGCAGGGCGACGATGGAACAAACAAGGCGTGGACAGGGGAGAAGAGGCGCCGCAAGCACCTGCCCCCATCTCCTGCCACTGCCCACGACCACGCGACAGACATGGAGGATGCCATCCAAGGGCACCAAGGTTCGATTTCTCATGCGACAGACATGGAGCTGCTGCTCAGAACAGATTCGGCAGAAGGAGAAAGATACGGGCCGGACGTCCTTATCAGCGAGGAAGGCCATGGAGACATGGAGGACACCATCCAAGGGGGTCAAGATCCGATTCCTCATGCGACAGATATGGAGGGCACCATCCAAGGGGGGCAAGATCAGATTTCTCATGTGACAGACATGGAggacacattccaagcaggccaaGATTATGATCTTCTGCTGAACACAGAGCCggcacaagaagaaagcgagcaGCGTTTCGGGTTGCACTTCCTTATCAGCGAGGAAGACCGTGCCAAGTATTCTCAACTTTTTCTTGCCAATATTCAGACGGAGGACGATTATCCTACTGACCTGCCACTTTATATGACATGGGAGGAACACCACAAGATAGAAGCGCGCCTTGCACGCTATCGCATCGCTCATTACAAG GTTGTAAATCCAGAGCGCGCACGTGAACTCAAGGAACTAGAAGAATACACTGATGAGGAACTTCTCCGCGAGTCATACTTTGAGGCATTAGAGAATGATGAAAATTTTGAGTGGTACATCCATCGTGATGACATCCAGAACATTGAATTGAATGACTACCAACGGATTGTTCCTCGCAATTTT CTGCCTGGTACGAGTGGAAGCCTGTACGGCTATCACGATGAGTACCGCTCGCGTTATCATACATATAAAattgatgatgcttatgtcaagtaCTATGCAGAAATTTCAAAGAAAATCAAG TGGATTGCAGATTATTTGCATCTGGATCGCAGGACTAAGGAT TGGATAAAATGGGATACTAGAGCATGGAGGCAAGCATTGAGGATTGCAACCGGCATTCCTCATATGACTGAAGATTTAGCTGGTTATGCTTATGAT GAGTACATTACGGAGCTGAAAATGGATGCGTCCCTCAAGGACATAGATCTCCTCTATTTTCAGATTTGGAGGCTTGTCTATAAAGGAAAT AGAACTTACAAAGATGCTGTGAGGGATGTATATGAGTCTGACAATTTCCATGTGCACAAACCAATACTACGTGCTGAACTCAATGGGGGCGCATGCCATATCTTTGTAACAATGCAACAAACT ATTTACTCTATTGTCCTGGAGGGTGGCATTAAGCGGACT GATGAAGAGGAAAAGGCTCAGGCTGTGTTTAATGAGTTATCTTTCACTAGG CATAAATCAATGAACATGGCTGACTATgctaagaagaaggtggagatagCAGatcagttgaagttggacaaaaaG GGTGGATTTGTTCCCTTTAGACCCTACGATTGA